From the Maioricimonas rarisocia genome, one window contains:
- a CDS encoding HlyD family efflux transporter periplasmic adaptor subunit has translation MILLFLCAVGAGAFYALPFALKATSSRDDIGVLTFPVQTQRLRVTVTADGTIESASNVDIKCLVPGGSTVLSIVPDGTEVDAGDEIIRLDSSQIEDELSTQKINYERALATKIQSEEDYAASTIAVQEYEQGTFVQELQQAEAQIKIALENLRSAENVLKYSERMVRKGFVTPLQRDADAFAVERAKLDLEVAETAKKVLVEFTKPKMMKELIAKREAAAAKLRSDEAALELEQAKLERLEKQLANCVITAPQRGMVVYANERGRRGSSGVEIEEGAVVREQQTIVRLPDLTRMQVKVTVHESKVDQLKVGMPARIVIQDRELSGNVVSVANQPEPNSFFSANVKEYATTVAIDGETKSLRPGMSAEVEILLADLPDRVVIPISSVVERRGKFYCWVEAGDEHEKRPLKLGATDDTYIEVVDGVKVGDLVLRNPRAVLAEARMEVTDGDSEDDEDSFGPAGDREKPSPGGPPAGGPGAGPRTTGPGEGGPDAQRRFDPMQFDADGDGKLSLDEAPERMKARFADMDADGDGFATRAEVNAFSQKMRAQRESEGGGPPAAGGGRPE, from the coding sequence GTGATTCTCCTCTTTCTCTGTGCCGTGGGAGCCGGGGCCTTCTATGCCCTCCCCTTCGCACTGAAGGCCACGTCGAGTCGCGACGACATCGGCGTCCTCACATTCCCCGTGCAGACGCAGCGACTGCGTGTGACCGTGACGGCCGACGGCACGATCGAGAGTGCCAGCAACGTCGATATCAAGTGTCTGGTGCCCGGAGGTTCAACGGTCCTGTCGATCGTTCCGGACGGCACCGAAGTGGACGCCGGCGACGAGATTATCCGTCTCGATTCTTCACAGATCGAAGACGAACTGAGCACGCAGAAGATCAACTACGAACGGGCCCTGGCGACCAAGATCCAGTCCGAAGAAGACTACGCCGCTTCGACGATCGCCGTTCAGGAATACGAGCAGGGAACGTTCGTCCAGGAACTGCAGCAGGCCGAAGCGCAGATCAAGATCGCGCTGGAGAATCTCCGCAGTGCCGAAAACGTGCTGAAGTATTCCGAACGGATGGTCCGCAAGGGCTTCGTGACGCCGCTGCAGCGGGACGCCGACGCCTTTGCCGTCGAACGGGCCAAACTCGATCTCGAAGTCGCCGAGACCGCCAAGAAGGTTCTCGTCGAGTTCACCAAACCAAAGATGATGAAAGAGCTGATCGCCAAGCGGGAAGCCGCGGCCGCCAAGCTCCGCTCCGACGAGGCCGCACTCGAACTCGAGCAGGCCAAGCTCGAAAGACTCGAGAAGCAGCTGGCCAACTGCGTGATCACGGCCCCCCAACGAGGGATGGTCGTCTACGCCAACGAGCGGGGACGCCGCGGCAGTTCGGGCGTCGAAATCGAGGAGGGTGCCGTCGTCCGCGAACAGCAGACAATCGTCCGGCTGCCTGACCTCACACGCATGCAGGTCAAGGTGACCGTACACGAATCCAAGGTCGATCAGCTCAAGGTCGGCATGCCTGCACGAATCGTCATTCAGGATCGCGAGCTGTCCGGCAACGTCGTCTCCGTCGCCAACCAGCCCGAGCCGAACAGCTTCTTCTCGGCCAACGTCAAGGAATACGCGACAACTGTCGCGATCGACGGCGAAACGAAGAGCCTTCGCCCCGGCATGAGTGCCGAAGTCGAAATCCTGCTCGCCGATCTTCCTGACCGCGTCGTCATCCCGATTTCGTCCGTGGTCGAACGGCGAGGCAAATTCTACTGCTGGGTGGAAGCCGGCGACGAGCACGAGAAGCGCCCCCTCAAGCTGGGAGCCACCGACGACACTTACATCGAAGTCGTCGACGGCGTGAAAGTCGGAGACCTGGTGCTCCGCAATCCGCGGGCCGTCCTTGCAGAAGCCCGTATGGAGGTGACTGACGGAGACTCCGAAGACGACGAAGACTCGTTCGGCCCGGCCGGCGATCGCGAGAAACCCTCGCCCGGCGGTCCTCCCGCAGGAGGCCCCGGAGCCGGACCTCGGACCACCGGTCCAGGAGAGGGCGGTCCAGACGCACAGCGCCGCTTCGACCCCATGCAGTTCGATGCCGACGGCGACGGTAAACTTTCTCTTGATGAAGCCCCCGAACGCATGAAAGCCCGCTTCGCGGACATGGACGCGGACGGCGACGGCTTCGCGACCCGGGCCGAAGTGAACGCCTTTTCGCAGAAGATGCGGGCACAGCGCGAGTCGGAAGGAGGCGGCCCGCCGGCGGCAGGCGGAGGTCGCCCCGAATGA
- a CDS encoding ABC transporter permease: MNYLIRTLQLGYKSLWLHKLRSGLAMLGILIGVTAVIWLVALGEGVSYQAQQQIKDLGATNIIIKSSKPAQGSTGDSGLVIAYGLTRADYERIIESVPTITRAVPMREISTTSRAQGRSAEVQLLGITEDYFSINHLKVSRGRLLAPHDLERRENVCVIGDATAEALFKHEDPIGKTIELAYNNTSDLFVVVGITQSRTPTAAIGGSLAGRDYNFDVYIPLSTFRARIGDQVITSRSGGFEGELVELNQITVTVDDVEHVEDAADIVTILLEKYHKYQDYSIVVPKELLRQAEMLRLMFNVLLVLIAGISLVVGGIGIMNIMLATVTERTREIGIRRAIGATQPDIVWQFLGETVVLSGTGGLLGVAAGFLCYPVVGGIQFAVQQSVPDLWETIPPTIRDLEPMVAPWSIIAAFGISVGVGVLFGLYPARRAAMMDPIEALRHE; the protein is encoded by the coding sequence ATGAACTACCTGATTCGGACGCTGCAGCTCGGCTACAAAAGCCTCTGGCTGCATAAGCTCCGGTCCGGTCTGGCCATGCTCGGCATCCTCATCGGCGTGACGGCCGTCATCTGGCTCGTCGCGCTCGGTGAAGGAGTCAGCTATCAGGCCCAGCAGCAGATCAAGGACCTCGGGGCCACCAACATCATCATCAAGAGCTCGAAACCTGCGCAAGGCTCGACCGGCGACAGTGGACTGGTCATTGCCTACGGCCTGACCCGCGCGGACTACGAACGCATCATCGAAAGCGTTCCGACCATCACCCGTGCCGTCCCCATGCGGGAGATCTCCACGACCAGTCGGGCACAGGGCCGCAGCGCCGAAGTGCAGTTGCTCGGCATCACCGAGGACTACTTCAGCATTAACCATCTCAAGGTCTCCCGGGGCCGACTGCTCGCTCCGCATGATCTGGAGCGCCGTGAGAACGTCTGCGTCATCGGCGATGCGACGGCCGAGGCCCTCTTCAAGCATGAAGACCCGATCGGCAAGACGATCGAACTCGCCTACAACAACACCTCCGACCTGTTTGTTGTCGTCGGCATCACGCAGTCCCGTACGCCGACCGCAGCCATCGGCGGCAGCCTTGCCGGTCGCGACTACAACTTCGACGTCTATATCCCGCTATCCACCTTCCGCGCCCGTATCGGCGATCAGGTGATCACCTCCCGTTCGGGTGGCTTCGAAGGGGAACTGGTCGAACTCAACCAGATCACCGTGACCGTCGACGACGTCGAACACGTTGAAGACGCCGCCGACATCGTCACCATCCTGCTCGAGAAGTACCACAAGTACCAGGACTACTCGATCGTCGTTCCCAAGGAACTGCTCCGGCAGGCCGAGATGCTGCGGCTGATGTTCAACGTGCTGCTGGTGCTGATCGCCGGCATCTCGCTGGTGGTCGGCGGCATCGGCATCATGAACATCATGCTGGCCACGGTGACAGAGCGGACCCGCGAGATCGGCATCCGCCGCGCCATCGGCGCCACCCAGCCCGATATCGTCTGGCAGTTTCTCGGAGAAACCGTGGTGCTCTCCGGCACGGGAGGACTGCTCGGTGTTGCCGCCGGTTTCCTCTGCTACCCGGTCGTCGGCGGCATTCAGTTCGCCGTCCAGCAATCAGTCCCCGATCTCTGGGAAACCATCCCTCCAACGATCCGCGATCTCGAACCGATGGTCGCCCCCTGGTCGATCATTGCCGCCTTCGGGATCTCCGTCGGAGTCGGTGTGTTGTTCGGGCTCTACCCGGCCCGTCGCGCCGCCATGATGGATCCGATCGAAGCCCTCCGCCACGAGTGA
- a CDS encoding ABC transporter ATP-binding protein, whose translation MSTASTASRLAARIIDIHKFYELGEVNVHALRGVSAEFPEGDFVAIMGASGSGKSTMLNLLGGLDRPSNGQYILGGVDVSGLTDMELSEIRNQMIGFIFQSYNLIAQYTVLENIQMPLQYRPGRPPVTADEIDRCIELGVMVGLGDRLDHKPFQLSGGQQQRVAIARALVNNPEIILADEPTGNLDSVTKAEIMQILTDLNREGRTIIMVTHEPDIAEYARHQITMRDGIIFDEKYV comes from the coding sequence ATGTCTACCGCTTCGACTGCATCGCGCCTGGCTGCACGGATCATCGATATCCACAAGTTCTACGAACTGGGCGAAGTCAACGTGCATGCGCTGCGCGGCGTCTCCGCCGAGTTCCCCGAAGGCGATTTCGTCGCCATCATGGGTGCCTCCGGTAGCGGCAAGAGTACGATGCTGAATCTGCTCGGCGGACTCGATCGCCCGTCGAACGGACAGTACATCCTGGGCGGCGTCGACGTTTCCGGACTGACGGACATGGAGCTGTCCGAGATCCGCAATCAGATGATCGGGTTCATCTTCCAGTCGTATAACCTGATCGCTCAGTACACCGTGCTCGAGAACATTCAGATGCCGCTGCAGTACCGCCCGGGACGCCCTCCCGTCACGGCGGACGAAATCGATCGCTGCATCGAACTGGGTGTCATGGTCGGACTGGGAGACCGCCTGGATCACAAGCCGTTTCAGCTCTCCGGCGGACAGCAACAGCGCGTCGCGATCGCCCGGGCCCTGGTCAACAACCCGGAAATCATTCTCGCAGACGAACCGACCGGTAACCTCGACTCGGTCACCAAGGCCGAGATCATGCAGATCCTCACCGATCTCAATCGCGAGGGACGCACCATCATCATGGTCACGCACGAGCCGGACATCGCCGAATACGCCCGCCACCAGATCACCATGCGTGACGGCATCATCTTCGACGAAAAGTACGTGTGA
- a CDS encoding CBS domain-containing protein has protein sequence MGLKENLANEPVRRLNLRPAVIVPPEAKIREGILAMRNAHLGCVIIAGEDHKPVGMFTEGILRQLLAENPAVIDEPIGDRAARTFPWVALDDSIQTVLDAMQANNTRFICVVDSEGRVCALTGQKGLMEYVAEHFPRQVMVQRVGTPYARQREGA, from the coding sequence ATGGGGCTGAAGGAAAACCTTGCCAACGAACCCGTCCGCCGGCTCAATCTCAGACCGGCCGTCATCGTCCCGCCCGAGGCGAAAATCCGTGAAGGCATCCTCGCCATGCGGAATGCGCATCTCGGCTGCGTCATCATCGCCGGCGAGGACCACAAGCCGGTCGGCATGTTCACCGAGGGCATCCTGAGGCAACTGCTCGCCGAGAACCCCGCGGTGATCGACGAGCCCATCGGAGACCGCGCCGCGCGCACGTTTCCGTGGGTCGCGCTCGACGATTCGATCCAGACCGTTCTGGATGCGATGCAGGCGAACAACACCCGCTTCATCTGCGTCGTCGATTCCGAAGGGCGTGTCTGCGCCCTGACCGGCCAGAAGGGCCTGATGGAGTATGTCGCCGAACATTTCCCGCGGCAGGTCATGGTGCAGCGTGTGGGAACCCCGTATGCCCGTCAGCGTGAAGGAGCCTGA
- a CDS encoding CBS domain-containing protein, translated as MNEPQKSGLPGNDFQDPLEDYEPPEYSDPVEQALGEETVSSMKVTPYTSIAPDTTIGDAIQQMAGMHHACLLVADGDRLVGIFTDREIVDRVALEYDDMVSRPVRDVMTTDPVYVHGEDTLAAAMCVMAVSGFRHVPVLTEDGRIEGIVSPQRVSEYLHSRTGVL; from the coding sequence ATGAACGAGCCGCAGAAATCCGGGCTTCCCGGCAACGACTTCCAGGACCCGCTCGAAGACTACGAACCGCCCGAGTACTCCGATCCGGTCGAACAGGCCCTCGGCGAGGAAACTGTTTCCTCCATGAAGGTCACGCCATATACCAGCATCGCTCCCGACACGACGATCGGCGACGCCATTCAGCAGATGGCCGGGATGCACCATGCCTGCCTGCTGGTCGCCGACGGCGACCGGCTGGTGGGGATCTTCACCGACCGCGAAATCGTCGACCGCGTCGCCCTCGAATACGACGACATGGTCAGCCGACCGGTTCGCGACGTCATGACGACGGACCCCGTCTACGTCCACGGCGAAGACACGCTCGCTGCCGCCATGTGCGTGATGGCCGTCAGCGGTTTCCGCCATGTGCCGGTGCTGACCGAGGATGGCCGGATCGAAGGCATCGTCAGTCCGCAGCGGGTTTCCGAGTACCTTCACAGCCGGACAGGCGTGTTGTAG
- a CDS encoding CBS domain-containing protein: protein MTVTIAELMAERVITVTPHQTFEHVKKLMQDHQVSCVPVIGPDNDAVGIVTATDLLADHARGTPVSRFMTPKVFTVPLYGKSSLAARVMRNHHIHHVVVTHEQQVAGILSSFDLLRLVEDHRFVMKPAPSTSKRGGKRKKTEFSESAE, encoded by the coding sequence ATGACAGTCACGATCGCAGAACTCATGGCCGAACGCGTTATCACGGTGACTCCTCACCAGACATTCGAACATGTCAAAAAACTGATGCAGGATCACCAGGTCAGTTGCGTCCCGGTCATCGGGCCCGACAACGACGCCGTCGGCATCGTGACTGCGACCGATCTGCTGGCGGATCACGCCCGCGGAACGCCCGTCAGCCGGTTCATGACGCCCAAGGTGTTCACTGTCCCGCTGTACGGCAAATCGTCCCTGGCGGCCCGGGTGATGCGGAACCACCACATCCACCACGTCGTCGTGACGCACGAACAGCAGGTGGCCGGCATTCTCAGTTCGTTCGATCTGCTCAGGCTCGTCGAGGACCATCGTTTCGTCATGAAGCCTGCCCCGTCGACTTCCAAACGGGGCGGCAAGCGCAAGAAGACCGAGTTCAGTGAATCGGCGGAGTGA
- a CDS encoding universal stress protein — MIRLKSILWPTDFSPCAKQSQKYALAFAEQFDAHLHLLHVVHEAAVEIPEFGMGLAFPAYVENLPKRLAELEEQSIEKLSHSVPEHWQEGRHVTIAVKHGPPFIEIIRYAKEHETDMIVLGTHGRSALTHVLLGSVAERIVRKAPCPVLTIRPEGHEFVMP, encoded by the coding sequence ATGATCCGCCTCAAGAGCATTCTCTGGCCGACCGACTTCAGTCCCTGCGCCAAGCAGTCGCAGAAGTACGCACTCGCGTTCGCCGAACAGTTCGACGCCCACCTGCATCTGCTGCACGTCGTGCACGAAGCGGCCGTCGAGATTCCCGAATTCGGCATGGGGCTGGCATTCCCGGCGTACGTGGAAAACCTGCCGAAACGACTCGCCGAGCTTGAAGAACAGTCGATCGAGAAGCTGAGTCATTCCGTCCCCGAACACTGGCAGGAGGGGCGGCACGTCACGATTGCAGTCAAGCACGGCCCCCCCTTCATCGAGATCATTCGCTACGCGAAGGAACACGAAACGGACATGATCGTGCTTGGCACGCATGGACGCTCGGCGCTGACGCACGTCCTGCTCGGCAGCGTCGCCGAACGAATCGTCCGCAAGGCTCCCTGTCCGGTCCTGACCATCCGACCGGAAGGTCACGAGTTCGTCATGCCGTAG
- a CDS encoding ribose-phosphate diphosphokinase, protein MYDHLTLISGRAHPDLAADIADYLGVPLAAIELEDFPDGEISVKLNQNIRGRDVFLIQPTGPPVNDNLMELLILIDTCMRASAERITVVVPYFGYARQDRKDSGRVPITSKLVANVISKAGADRVLTMDLHAAQIQGFFDLPVDHLYAAPILDDYFKSIDIPQSELVIVSPDEGSIKRALQHKENLGGTLAIVDKRRSSALHTEQANLIGGPIDGKTALIFDDMISTAGSIVGAAEVASNHGAREIYVGAAHGVFCGPALKRLAEAPIKEIVTTDSLPLRPGQRPDNLRSVSIAPLLGEAIRRIHRNESVSYLFD, encoded by the coding sequence ATGTACGATCACCTGACGCTCATCAGCGGACGTGCACATCCCGATCTGGCCGCCGACATCGCCGATTACCTCGGGGTCCCGCTCGCTGCGATCGAGCTCGAAGACTTTCCTGACGGCGAGATCAGCGTGAAGCTGAATCAGAATATTCGCGGTCGTGACGTCTTCCTCATCCAGCCGACCGGCCCGCCCGTCAACGACAACCTGATGGAGCTGCTGATCCTCATCGATACCTGCATGAGGGCCAGCGCCGAACGGATCACGGTCGTCGTCCCCTACTTCGGCTACGCCCGCCAGGATCGCAAGGATTCCGGTCGTGTGCCGATCACGTCCAAGCTGGTCGCCAATGTCATCAGCAAGGCCGGGGCCGACCGGGTGCTGACGATGGACCTGCACGCCGCCCAGATTCAGGGGTTCTTCGACCTGCCGGTGGACCACCTGTACGCGGCACCGATCCTCGACGATTATTTCAAGTCGATCGACATCCCGCAGAGCGAACTGGTCATCGTCAGCCCGGACGAGGGAAGCATCAAGCGGGCCCTGCAGCACAAGGAGAACCTGGGAGGCACGCTCGCGATCGTCGACAAGCGACGGTCCAGTGCGCTGCATACCGAGCAGGCGAATCTGATTGGTGGACCGATCGACGGCAAGACGGCACTGATCTTCGACGACATGATCAGCACCGCCGGTTCGATCGTCGGTGCCGCCGAGGTCGCCAGCAATCACGGAGCCCGCGAGATCTACGTCGGTGCGGCCCACGGGGTCTTCTGTGGACCGGCCCTCAAGCGACTGGCCGAGGCTCCGATCAAGGAGATCGTCACGACCGACTCGCTGCCGCTGCGTCCCGGCCAGCGCCCCGACAATCTTCGTTCCGTCAGTATTGCTCCGCTGCTGGGAGAGGCGATTCGCCGCATCCATCGCAACGAGTCCGTCAGTTACCTGTTCGATTGA
- a CDS encoding bifunctional alpha/beta hydrolase/OsmC family protein, whose product MANSGTRFQFPNSQGETLSGRLELPAGTPRAFAIFAHCFTCSKNVHAASRISRALSQRGIAVLRFDFTGLGNSEGDFANTNFSSNVEDLLAAATALQQQYRAPSLLIGHSLGGAAVLAAARRIPHVTAVATIGAPSEPAHVVGLFRDQVPQIEADGLARVRLGGHEFTVTRQFLQDVTETSLQQEVAGLRKALMVFHSPVDNVVGIDNARAIYQAAKHPKSFVSLDKADHLLTDRRDAAFVADTLCAWVSRYIADDSDSDAGTRAPAPEEGRVVLRELGPLYTLGIAAGQHSLTADEPQSLGGQDAGPTPYDLLLSALGACTAITLRMYANRKQWPLESVTARLRHEKIHARDCETCESDDGTVDRMQIDLELTGELSEEQRARLLEIAHRCPVHRTLTGEKSIQVQLTPS is encoded by the coding sequence ATGGCAAATTCAGGTACCCGGTTTCAGTTCCCCAACTCGCAGGGGGAGACACTCTCGGGCCGTCTCGAACTCCCCGCCGGTACGCCACGCGCGTTCGCGATTTTCGCCCACTGTTTCACCTGCTCGAAGAACGTTCACGCTGCGTCCCGCATCAGCCGGGCCCTCAGTCAGCGCGGTATTGCCGTCCTGCGGTTCGATTTCACCGGCCTGGGTAACAGCGAAGGTGACTTCGCCAACACAAACTTTTCGTCAAATGTCGAGGATCTCCTCGCCGCCGCCACGGCACTTCAGCAGCAGTACCGGGCTCCGTCCCTGCTGATCGGTCACAGCCTCGGTGGAGCCGCCGTCCTTGCCGCAGCTCGCCGCATCCCTCATGTCACCGCAGTGGCGACGATCGGTGCGCCCAGCGAGCCGGCTCACGTCGTCGGTCTGTTCCGGGACCAGGTCCCCCAGATCGAAGCGGATGGTCTGGCACGCGTGCGGCTGGGTGGCCACGAATTCACAGTGACCAGACAGTTCCTGCAGGATGTCACCGAAACGTCGCTGCAGCAGGAGGTTGCCGGATTGAGGAAGGCGTTGATGGTCTTCCACTCGCCAGTGGACAACGTCGTCGGCATCGACAACGCTCGGGCGATCTATCAGGCAGCCAAACATCCCAAGAGCTTTGTCTCCCTCGACAAGGCGGACCACCTGCTCACCGATCGCCGCGATGCCGCGTTCGTCGCCGACACGCTCTGTGCATGGGTTTCCCGATACATCGCGGACGATTCGGATTCCGATGCGGGCACGCGTGCCCCCGCTCCCGAAGAAGGGCGCGTCGTCCTTCGCGAACTCGGCCCGCTCTACACGCTGGGGATTGCCGCCGGACAACACTCACTGACCGCCGACGAGCCGCAGTCACTCGGCGGCCAGGACGCCGGCCCGACTCCGTACGACCTGCTTCTCTCCGCCCTGGGGGCCTGCACCGCGATCACACTGCGAATGTACGCCAATCGCAAACAGTGGCCGCTCGAATCCGTGACGGCCCGCCTGCGACACGAGAAGATCCATGCCCGTGACTGCGAAACCTGCGAGTCCGACGACGGCACCGTCGATCGGATGCAGATCGACCTCGAATTGACCGGCGAACTTTCTGAGGAGCAGCGGGCCCGCCTGCTCGAAATCGCTCACCGATGCCCCGTCCACCGGACGCTGACCGGCGAAAAATCGATCCAGGTGCAACTGACCCCGTCATGA
- a CDS encoding DinB family protein, with amino-acid sequence MNDHALREHVLNTLRGRGAHLGFDQAIENLPLGYLGAKVPGCPHTPWRILEHMRIAQWDILEFSRNPEHVSPDFPDGYWPPDNAPPTTTAWEESVAAFRADLQAMQDLVADPETDLLAPIPHGDGQTILREALLIADHNAYHLGQLVILLRALGVWDESAHS; translated from the coding sequence ATGAACGATCACGCTTTGCGAGAACATGTGCTCAACACACTCCGCGGCCGCGGAGCCCATCTCGGTTTCGACCAGGCGATTGAGAATCTGCCACTCGGCTATCTCGGGGCAAAAGTTCCCGGCTGCCCCCACACACCCTGGCGGATTCTCGAGCACATGCGGATCGCCCAGTGGGACATCCTCGAGTTCTCCCGCAATCCCGAGCACGTTTCTCCCGACTTCCCGGACGGCTACTGGCCCCCCGACAATGCCCCTCCCACCACGACGGCATGGGAGGAGTCGGTCGCCGCGTTTCGCGCCGATCTGCAGGCCATGCAGGACCTTGTCGCCGATCCCGAGACCGATCTGCTGGCCCCGATTCCCCACGGAGACGGCCAGACGATCCTGCGTGAGGCACTGCTGATCGCCGACCACAATGCCTACCATCTCGGCCAGCTCGTCATACTGCTGCGGGCCCTGGGCGTCTGGGACGAGTCTGCCCACTCCTGA
- the cysS gene encoding cysteine--tRNA ligase, whose product MALRVYNTLTKEKEDFQTIEPGKVSMYLCGPTVYKPAHIGHMVGPVIFDTIKKYLAYSGYDVTFVINITDVDDKLINKASELGVEVKQLAGQMTQDYFDNLQLMGVDSVDRFPYATDYIKDMQAMIQSLIDKDYAYALDGDVYFNVTKDSDYGKLSRRSVEQMMAGTRVEANERKKHPADFALWKSSKPGEPAWDSPWGPGRPGWHIECSVMSCKILGPSIDIHGGGLDLMFPHHENELAQSESANDATFVRYWMHNGLMQSGKQSGKVGGQHDRHGDVATDHEAQVAGKLAGSAGAESVKTAVFAHHHPEAVRFFLLSTHYRSPIDFSLENIAATEKGLDSFYRMFESFERITGTSFYDLPAPAVRTETTSLDGLPDDLATELSELRERFLEAMDDDFNTGGAIGTLFEMRRAINGYITTGKLEDSADDAQKAVLTKAITLFRELATVLGVFRAPIQKDTGADDEFVNGLMDLILDIRAHARSEKNWDLADKIRDSLTELNVTIEDGREGARWSRG is encoded by the coding sequence ATGGCACTGCGCGTCTACAACACGCTCACCAAGGAAAAAGAAGATTTCCAGACGATCGAGCCCGGCAAGGTCTCGATGTATCTTTGCGGACCGACCGTCTACAAGCCGGCCCATATCGGCCACATGGTCGGCCCGGTCATCTTCGACACGATCAAAAAGTATCTGGCCTACAGTGGTTACGACGTCACCTTCGTCATCAACATCACCGACGTTGACGACAAGCTGATCAACAAGGCCAGCGAGCTGGGTGTCGAGGTCAAGCAGCTCGCCGGGCAGATGACGCAGGACTACTTCGACAACCTGCAGCTGATGGGCGTCGATTCCGTCGACCGCTTCCCCTACGCCACCGACTACATCAAAGACATGCAGGCGATGATCCAGTCGCTCATCGACAAGGATTACGCCTACGCACTCGACGGCGACGTCTACTTCAACGTCACAAAAGATTCCGACTACGGCAAGCTCAGCCGCCGGTCGGTCGAGCAGATGATGGCGGGCACCCGCGTCGAGGCGAACGAACGCAAGAAGCATCCGGCCGATTTCGCCCTCTGGAAGTCCTCGAAACCGGGCGAACCCGCCTGGGACAGCCCCTGGGGCCCCGGACGCCCCGGCTGGCACATCGAGTGCTCGGTGATGTCCTGCAAGATCCTCGGGCCATCCATCGACATCCATGGCGGTGGCCTGGACCTGATGTTCCCGCACCATGAGAACGAACTGGCACAGTCCGAGTCGGCCAACGACGCCACCTTCGTCCGCTACTGGATGCACAACGGCCTGATGCAGTCCGGCAAGCAGTCGGGCAAGGTCGGCGGCCAGCACGACCGACATGGCGACGTCGCCACCGATCACGAAGCCCAGGTGGCCGGCAAGCTGGCTGGCTCTGCCGGCGCCGAGTCGGTCAAGACAGCCGTCTTCGCTCACCACCACCCCGAAGCGGTCCGCTTCTTCCTGCTCTCGACCCACTACCGCAGCCCGATCGATTTCTCCCTCGAGAACATCGCCGCAACCGAAAAGGGCCTGGACAGCTTCTACCGGATGTTCGAATCGTTCGAGCGGATCACCGGCACCAGTTTCTACGATCTGCCGGCTCCGGCAGTGCGGACCGAAACCACAAGCCTCGACGGCCTACCGGACGATCTCGCCACCGAACTCAGCGAACTTCGCGAACGCTTCCTCGAAGCGATGGACGACGACTTCAACACCGGCGGAGCGATCGGCACGCTGTTCGAAATGCGGCGGGCGATCAACGGCTACATTACCACAGGCAAGCTGGAAGATTCGGCCGACGACGCGCAGAAGGCCGTACTGACGAAGGCCATCACCCTCTTTCGGGAACTGGCGACGGTGCTCGGTGTCTTCCGTGCTCCGATCCAGAAGGATACCGGTGCCGACGACGAATTCGTCAACGGGCTGATGGATCTGATTCTGGACATCCGGGCTCACGCCCGCTCAGAGAAGAACTGGGACCTGGCCGACAAGATCCGCGACAGCCTGACCGAGCTGAACGTGACGATCGAGGACGGCCGCGAGGGAGCCCGCTGGTCCCGCGGCTGA